Sequence from the Nocardioides exalbidus genome:
CACGTCTTCGCGACGCCTGATCCACGCTCAGGACAGGCGTGAAGCGCCCTGTTTCGGCCTCGTTTCATTCCCGTCAACTTTGCCGACACCCCTTGACCCGTGGTGGCGTCGTCCGCATTGTTGTTCGTGTCACAGAACCGCTGTTCGGCTCATCCGAACACATCGACGCGAGGATCGATCGTGGACGCACTGCTCTCACCCGTGGCCGTCGGGCCGCTGGAGCTGCGCAACCGCGTCGTCGTGCCGGGACACACCACCAACTTCGGCGTGCAGAACCGCCCGACCGCACGCCACGCGGCCTACCACGCCGAGCGCGCCCGCGGCGGCGCCGGCCTGATCATCACCGAGGCGATCCGCGTCCACCCGACCTCCGCGGGCCGCACCCTGAGCCTCGGGTGCTTCGAGGACGCCGCCGTGCCGTCGTACGCCGCCATGGTCGACGCCGTGCACGAGCACGGTGCCGCCTTCTTCGCGCAGATCATGCACGCGGGCCGCCAGGCCAACGGCGAGGCCACCCGCACGGCCGCCTGGTCCGCCTCGCCGATCGCCTGGTCGACCGGTGCCGCGACCCCGCACGCCATGGGCAACGCCGACCTGGCGACCGTCGTCGACAGCTTCGGGGCCGCCGCCCGCCGGATGCGCGAGGCCGGCTTCGACGGCCTCGAGGTGCACGCCGGCCACGGCCACCTGCTCCAGCAGTTCCTCTCCCCGGCGACCAACCAGCGCACCGACGGCTGGGGCGGCGACCTCGACGGCCGGATGCGGCTCACGCGCGAGGTGCTCGCTGCGGCGACCGCCGCGGGCCTGCCGATCGGCCTCCGCGTATCGGCCGACGAGTTCCTCGACGGCGGCCTCGGCCCCGACGACGTGATCGAGATCGTCGAGCGCCTTCGTGCCGACGTCGACCTGGCCTACGTCCACGTCAGCCACTCGGCCTACCAGGCCACCTGGTCGCTCTCCACCCAGATGGCCGACATGAGCTTCGGCCACGCGCCCTTCCGCCACCACGCGGCGCTCTTCAAGAAGGCGCTGCCCGAGCTCCCCGTCATCGCGGTCTGCCGCCTCGACAGCCTCGCCGAGGCCGCCGAGCTCGTCGACGCCGGCGAGGCCGACCTGGTCGCGCTGGCGCGCCCGCACATCGCCGACCCGCACCTCGTCAACAAGCACCGCGACGGCGTCGCCGCCCGCAGCTGCCTGGCCTGCAACCAGGGCTGCATCTCCCGCGTCGAGAAGAGCCTGCCCATCACCTGCCTGGTCAACCCGGAGGTCGGCGCCGAGCAGCAGTGGAACAAGGCCTGGCTCGACCTCGGTGACCCACGACGTCGACGCGTCCTCGTCGTCGGCGGGGGACCGGCCGGCCTGGAGGCCGCCCTCTCCGCCCACCGCGCCGGCGACCGGGTGACCCTCGTCGAGCGCGACGCGCAGCTCGGCGGCCAGGTCCGGATCGCTGCGGCGATGCCGCACCGGGCCCGCCTCGGCCTGATGGTCACCGACGCCGTCCGCGCGATCGAGGACACCGACGTCGAGGTCCTCCTCGGCACCACGCTCACGGCCGAGGAGATCCTTGCCGGCGCGTGGGACGACGTCGTGGTCGCCACCGGCTCGCGCCCGCGCCGCCACGACTTCGGTGCCGGCGTCCCGGTGTGGACGTCCGTCGAGACGGCCGGGAAGGTCGCGGCGCTCGACGACCTCACCGGCACGACCGTCGCGGTCTGGGACGAGGAGGGCGACTGGGCGGCCGCCTCGCTGGTCGAGGGCCTCGTCGCCTGCGGCGCGCGCGTCCACCTGCTCTCCCCGACGCCGTCGCTCGCCGCCCGCGTGACGACCTACAGCAAGCTGGCGCTGGTGCCGCGGCTCCAGGCCGCCGGGGTGCGTGCGCACCTCATGGTCGGCGCGGCCGTCACCGGTCCCGGCGAGGTCACCCTGACCGACACCCTCTCCGGCGACACGAGCGTCATCACCGGCGTCTCCGCCCTCGTCGACGTCGGCCGGCCGACGGCCGAGGACGACCTCTACCGGGCCCTCGACGCAGCCCGCACCGATCTCGTCGGCGAGCGCCCCGACGGCGTGGACGTCCCCCGGGTCCACGTCGTCGGGGACGCGAACTCCCCGCGCACCGCGCTCGAGGCGGTCTTCGAGGGCCGGATCGCCGGCACCTTCCTCGGCGACACCGAGAGCGCCGCCGCGCGCGACGTCGCCTTCAGCTACTGACCTCCCCCCACGCACCCGCCCTCCCCGCTCGACACCCGTCCCGAAAGGCACCCGATGATCGACATCGAAGACCGGCTGACGCTCGACGAGCGTGCGTCCGTCGACTTCATCCTCGGCCTCCGCAAGCGCTGGAGCGACGCGGTCTACCCCGCCCTGGCGCAGGAGTTCGCGGCGACCGGTGTCGTCGCCGACAGCGTCGAGCAGGCCAACGAGACGATGCGCACCCTGCCGTCGTACCCGTGGTTCTCCCACCTCGAGCGCGTGCAGCAGAAGATGCTCTGGCGCACCGCCGGCGACGCGGTCCTGCGTCGTCGCGCCGACCTCGTCGAGGTCCTCGACTCGGCCCCGACCCACGGCCTGGGCAGCATCGAGCTGAACCCCGACCTGGACCTGCCGGGCTGGTACACCGACTACGACATCCACGTGCAGCCGGGCAGCTTCTTCTCCGACGACATGTCGGCCTACGTCTACGAGTTCGGCGCCCGCATCGTGATGCTGCGCGACAACGACGGCTACAAGTTCCACAGCCTCTTCGCCCAGACCGCGCTGCCCGACAAGCCCGAGGCGACCACGGTCGTCGACATCGGTTGCGGCTTCGGCAAGAGCACCCGCCCGCTCGTCGCGAAGTATCCCACCGCCCAGGTCGTCGGCATCGACCTCGCCTCGCCCGGCCTGCGGCTCGCCCACGCCGAGGCCGAGGCCCTCGGCCTCCCGATCGACTACGTCCAGGGCGACGGCCAGTCGACCGGTCTCGCCGACGAGAGCGTCGACGTGGTCACCGGGACGATGGTGCTCCACGAGATGCCGACCGAGGCGATCGTCGCCACGCTCACCGAGGCCGCGCGCCTGGTGAAGCCGGGCGGCGAGGTGCACTTCCTCGAGTTCATGCTCACCGGCGACCTGCTGCGCGACGCCTCGATCGTCGAGCACGCCGACCGCAACAACGAGCCGTTCTTCCGCGACCTCTTCGCCACCGACACCGTCGCCGCCCTCGAGGCCGCCGGCCTCACCGACGTCCGGTGGCGTCCCTTCGACGAGCGCAACCTCGGCGTCCGTCCGGAGGGCTGGGGAGAGCGCCCCGAGTGGCACTTCCCGTGGGCCGTGCTCTCCGCCACGAAGCCGGCCACGAAGCCGGCCACGAAGCCGGCTGGAGAGGCGGTCGCCTGATGAGCGAGGAGCTCCAGTACCTCGAGAGCCCGCAGACCGCGAAGCTGTTCGACCTCGTGCTCCAGCTGGCCACCGACCTCCACGTGACCAGCCACCGGCTGCGCGCGCTCGAGGCGCTGATGGTCCGCAAGGGCGTCCTCGCCGAGGGCGAGCTCGACCACTTCACGCCCACCGACGCCGAGACGGGCGTGCTCGACCTCGCGCGCACCGACTACATGGCGCGCCTGGTCCGGATCATCACCGAGAACGGGCCCGCCGAGCACCCGCTGCGCGAGCAGTGGAACGAGATGCTCGCCCGGAAGGCGGAGTCGTGACCAGCACCGGGACCGATCCCACCGTCGACCCCACGGTCGTCGTCGACACCTACCTCCAGCTCTGCGAGGACCGGGAGCTCGACGCGGCCTCCCGCTTCCTCGCCCCCGGCGTCCGCATGCAGTTCCCCACCGGTGTCGAGCACGCCGCCCTCGCGGACATGGTGGCGACCCCCAAGCCGTACGCCTGGGTGCGCAAGCACCGCGACCGCTTCCTCACCGGGGAGCAGGAGGGCGGCGACGTCCACGTCGTCTCCCTCGGTCGCCTCTACGGCGAGCGCCTCGACGGCACCCCCTTCGACGACGTCCGCTACGTCGACGTGTTCGTCCTCCGCGACGGGCTCATCACCGAGCAGATCGTCTGGAACGACCTGTGCGAGGCCGGCATCGGCCTCGAGCCGAGCAGCGCACGGGCGTAGCACCACCCCCTTCTCCACCCGGCTCGGAGTCTCGGACCACCAGCAGCACCCACCCCCGCACCGTCCGGCACGACCAACGAAATGAGAAAGCCATGACGCTCCGCCTCCGAGCCACCGCCGGTGTGCTCGCTGCCAGCCTCCTCCTGCTCAGCGCCTGCGGAGGGACCGACGACTCGTCCGCCTCCGACAGCGACTCCACCGACCTCACCTTCGTGATCGCCTCCGCGGTCATCGGCCCGAAGGAGGAGGTGGCGATGTACGCCGTCGCCCAGGAGATGGGCTACTTCGAGGACGAGGGCCTCAACGTCAAGACGGTCAACTCCGACGGCTCCGTGGCCGCGGTCCAGGCCGTCGGCACCGGCCAGGGCGACTTCACCGCCGCCGACACCGGCTCCATCCTCGCCGCGGTCGAGAAGAACGTCCCGGTCACCACCGTGGGCGGCCTCGTCCAGAACTGGCCGTGGGAGATCGCCACGATGCCGGGCAGCGACATCACGTCCCCCGCGGACCTCGACGGCAAGAAGATCGGCGTCATCTCGCTGGCCTCCGGGTCCGCGCCCTACGCCCGGGCGTTCGTGAAGGCCGGCGGCCTCGACCCCGAGAAGGACGTCGAGCTGCTCCCCGTCGGCGTCGGCGCCCAGGCCGCCAGCGCCCTCACCAGCGGCCAGGTCGACGCGCTCGCGCTCTACTCGCAGGCCTACTCGGTCATCGAGCTGTCCGGCACCGAGCTGGCCTACCTCGACAACCCGCCGATCTTCGACGGCATCCGCTCGCTGAGCTTCGCCGTGAACTCGAAGGCCCTCGCCGGGGACCAGGAGGCCTACGAGGGCCTGCTGCGCGCCGGCTACAAGGCGATGCTCTTCTCCGCCGAGAACCCCGAGGCGGCCATGAAGATCGGCTACAAGGTCTTCCCCGACATCCTGGCCGGCCAGAGCGAGGACGAGCGCCTCGCCGACGACGTCGCGAACCTCGAGGCGTGGCTCGCCACCGCCACCCCGACGAGCGGCTCCCCCTCGGAGTGGTCCGACTGGGGCGCCATCTCCGACGAGGACTGGACGAAGACGCAGGAGTACACCCTCGAGGCCGGCCAGATCACGGCCGAGGTCGACCTGGCGAAGGTGTGGGACGACGGCCTCCTCACCGCCGCGAACGACTTCGACGCCGCTGCGGTCATCAAGCAGGCCGACGAGTGGACGGAGTGAGCCGGCTCCACTGAGGAGACCGGGCTCACCACGACGCACACCGACGCTCACGGAAGAAGGACGACATGATCGACACCGCGCCCCAGACGACGCCCGAGGCGGTCGCCACCGGCGATTCCTCGTGGATCGCCGTCGACTCGCTCGAGAAGGTCTACCGCCCCCGGAGGTCCGCACCGACGCACGCGTTGTCGGACATCAACTTCACCGTCCGTCGTGGTGAGTTCGTCTCCGTCGTCGGGCCCTCGGGCTGCGGCAAGACCACCCTGCTGAAGATCCTGGCCGGCCTCATCCCCCGCACCGAGGGCCGGGTCGAGATCGCCGGCAGCGACGTGGTCAAGCCGCTGCCCGAGGTCGGGATGGTCTTCCAGGCCGCGACCCTGCTGCCCTGGCGGAGCATCCTGGACAACGTCCTGGTGCCCGCCGAGATCCAGAAGCTCGACAAGAAGAAGTCGCTGGCCCGTGCCAAGGAGCTGCTCGACCTGGTGGGGCTGGCGGACTTCTCCGACAAGTACCCCTTCGAGCTCAGCGGCGGCATGCAGCAGCGCGCCGGCATCGCCCGTGCGCTCGTGCACGACCCCGCCGTGCTCCTCATGGACGAGCCGTTCGGCGCGCTCGACGCGATGACACGTGAGTACATGAACGTCGAGCTGCTCCGCATCTGGAAGGACCTCGGCGCCACCATCGTGCTCGTCACGCACTCGATCCCCGAGGCGGTCTTCCTCTCCGACCGCGTCGTCGTGATGAGCCCGCGACCGGGCCGCATCGCCGAGATCATCGACATCGACATCGAGCGTCCCCGGGACCTCGGCGTGATGTCGAGCGACCAGGCCGGCGTCTACGTCGACCGCATCCGCAAGTACTTCAACGCCAGCGTCATCGATTGAGGCCCGAGATGAACACCGTGCAGCAGACCCCCGAGACCGACGCCGTGGACGCCCCCGGCACCGTCGGCACCGAGACCACCGACCCGGTCGCCCCGCAGGCCCGTCGCCGCTTCGACCTCCGCGAGCGTCCCGAGGTCGTCCTCGTCCCGCTCGTCTTCGTCGCCGTCCTGGCGATCTGGGAGGTCGGCGTCCGCGTGCTCGACGTGGAGGCCTTCGTCCTCCCGCCGCCGAGCGCGATCTGGGACAGCCTCCTGCTCCAGCTCGAGAGCGACCAGTTCTGGGGCCACGTCCGGGTCACCACCCAGGAGGCGGCCATCGGCTTCGCGATCGGCGTGGTCAGCGCGATCGTCCTCGGCACCGCGATCTCCCAGATCCGCATCGTCGAGAAGACGCTGATGCCCTACATCGTCGCCTTCCAGACGGTGCCGAAGGTCGCGCTCGCCCCGCTCTTCGTCGTCTGGTTCGGCTTCGGCCTCACCAGCAAGATCGTGATGGCCGCGGTCATCTCGTTCTTCCCGATGCTCATCAACGTCATCGAGGGGCTCCGCTCCGCCGACTCCGACCGGATCCAGATGCTCAAGGTCTTCGGCGCCGGGCGCCTCCAGGTCTTCCGCAAGGTGCAGCTGCCGAGCGCGATGCCCTTCATCTTCGCCGGCCTCGACATCGGCATCGTCTTCGCGATCCTCGGCGCGGTCGTCGGCGAGTTCATCGGCGCCCAGGAGGGCCTGGGCTACCTGCTCCTCCAGACCAACTACAACTTCGACATCGCCGGCATGTTCGCGATCCTCGTGGTGCTGTCGCTGATGGGGCTCATCGCCCACGCCGCCATCCGGCTCATCCAGAAGCGCGTCACCTTCTGGGCCGACCAGAGCCGGGTCATCGGAGCATGAGCGATCCCTTCGACTTCAGCGGCCGGGTGGCCCTCGTGACCGGGGCCGCACGCGGCATCGGCGCGGCCGTCGCCCAGCGGCTCATCGACCGCGGCGCCACCGTCGCCCTGGCCGACGTCACTCCCGCGGACGAGTGGGAGCACGAGCTCGGCCTCAGCGGGCCGCACTCGCGGCACCGGGTCGACGTACGCGACACCGCCTCGTGCGAGGCGATGGTGGCCGAGGTCGTGGCCGCCCACGGACGCATCGACCACCTCGTCAACAACGCCGGCATCGTGCGACGCGGGTCGGCCGCCGAGATGAGCGAGGAGGACTTCCAGCTGGTCCTCGACGTCAACCTCACCGGCACCTTCCGGGTCAGCGTCGCCGCCCGCGAGGCGCTCGTCGCCACGCAGGGCAGCGTCGTCAACCTGGGCTCGACCAACGGCCACGTCGCCGTGAGGAACAGCGTCGGCTACTGCGTCAGCAAGGCCGGGGTCATGCACCTCGCCCGCGTCCTGGCCCTCGAGTGGGCCGAGGACGGCATCCGCGTCAACGCCGTCGGCCCGACCATCGTGCCGACCGCGATGACCACCGACGTCCGGGCCGACGAGGCCTACATGGACGACAAGATGGCCAGCATCCCTGCCGGCCGGATGGCGACCGCCGACGACGTCGCCCACACCGTGACCTACCTCCTCAGCCCTGCCGCAGCGATGGTGACCGGCCAGACGGTCTTCGTCGACGGAGGGGTGACGATCCAGTGACAGGAGCACCCGTGCCCAGCACCGAGCCCACCAGCACGCCCGTCAGCAGCGCCGACCTCGAGGCGGTCTACGCCGCCGTCGACGCGCACCTCGACGAGTTCGTCGTCGAGCTCCAGGAGCTGTGCCGCTTCGTCAGCAAGCGCGAGGAGGTCGAGCAGATGCAGGCCACCGCCGACTTCATCGCCGGCTCGCTCGAGCGCTGGGGCGGCACGTCGCAGGTCGTGCCATGGGAGAAGTCCCATCCCTACGTCATCGGCGAGGTCGCCGGCGGCCCGGCGCGGCTGCTGCACTTCACCCACTACGACGTCGCGGTCGAGCCGACCGGTGACGACTCCGAGTGGATCGTCCCGCCCTACTCCGGCGAGGTCGTCGACGGCCGGGTCTACGCCCGGGGCGTCGCCGACGACAAGGGCGCGATCATGTCGCGCATCCACGCCGCCGCTGCGTGGAAGCTCGCCGGCCTGGAGCCGCCGGTCACCAGCCGCTACATCGTCGAGGGCAAGCAGTGGCTGCACAGCCCCGGCCTCGCGAGCTTCGTCGCCGCGCACCGCGAGCAGCTCGACGCCGACGCCGCGCTGTGGGAGAACTCCTGGCTCGACAACGACGGGCGCCTGCTGCTCAAGCTCTCCGAGAAGGGCGTGCTCTACCTCCGCCTCTCGGTGCGCACCATCAGCCGTGACCTGACCAGCCAGAACACCGCCCTGCTGCACTCGGCCACCACGCGCCTGATCGGCGCGCTCGCGGCGCTCCAGGACGACGACGGCGACTGCCGCGTGCCCGGCTTCGACGAGGGCGTCGAGGAGATGAGCCCGCGGGTGCAGGAGCTGGTCGAGGCGCTGCCCTTCGACGTCGACTTCCTGCACCGCCGCGCCGGCGTGGACTCGTTCCGCCACGGTGAGGACGCCCAGGCCGCCGCGGCCGCGATCCGCGTACGTCCCACGCTGACGATCGCGGGCATCGAGGGCGGCGACATGACGGACGACGTCACCCTCGGCATCCCGGCCACCGCCACCGCCAAGATCGAGATCCGGATGGTCGCCGGGCAGCAGCCGGAGACGGTGCTCGCGGCGGTCGAGAAGCACCTCGTCGCCGAGGGCTTCGGCGACGTCGTGGTCGAGGTGATGGCGCAGAGCATCCCCAACCGCACCGACCCCGACCACCCGTTCGTCGGCCTGGTCGCCGACGCCGCGCGCGAGGTCTACGGCACCGAGCCGCTCATCGAGCCCTACACGCAGTGGATCGGCAACCAGGGCGTCCTCGCCGGCCTCCCGATCGTCGGCGTCGGCGTCTCGCGCGCCGACTCGGGCGTCGACGGACCGAACGAGAACATCCGGATCGACGACTACCGCAACGGCATCCGCCACGTCATCGCGGTCATGGCCGCCATGTCCGCCGAGGTCGCGTCGGAAGGAGCGGGCCAGCAGTGAAGAACCTCGTCGGTCCCTCCGACCGCTCCTACGTCCGCCTCCCGTGGGGCCAGGTCCACCTGCGCTCCGCCGGCGACCCGGACGACCCGGCGCTGGTGATCCTCCACCAGTCGCCGCTGTCGTCGGCGACCTACGAGGCGGTCCTCCCGGGCCTCGCCGCCCGCGGCCTCCACGTCGTCGCGCCGGACACCCCGGGGTTCGGCATGTCCGACCCGACGCCGGGGCAGTGGAGCATCCCGGACTACGCCGCCGGTGTCCGGGCGCTGCTCGACGAGCTCGGCCTCGAGCGGGTCGTCCTGCTCGGCCAGCACACCGGCGCGGTGGTCGCGACGGAGGTCGCGATCCAGGAGCCGGCCCGCGTCCTCGGCCTGATCCACCAGGGCCTGCCGCTCTACTCCGACGAGGAGCGCGCCACCAAGAAGGCCGGCTACGCGCCGGGCTACGAGCCCGCGCTCGACGGCTCGCACCTGGCCGTCATCTGGGACCGGGTCCGGGGGCTCTACCCCGATCTCGCCGTCGACGAGGTCGACCGGCAGGTGCTGGAGTACCTCGCCACCGGACCCGACTACGGCACGGCATACCGCGCGGTCTTCGACCACCGCATCGACGTCGACGCGCTGCGTGACGTGCCCACCGCGCTGGTCCACGGCGAGCGCGACCTGGTCCACCGCTTCACCGACCAGGTCACCGCGGCGATGCCGTGGGCCGAGCTGGTGCTCGTGCCCGGCACCGACTTCCCGATGGACGAGCACCCGACCGATCTCGTCGACGCGGTCGCGACCCGCGCCCTGTCCTTCCACCAGGTCCCGACGACGGAGATGTCCGCATGAGCGCAGTGTCCGAGTCAGGGGCGAAGGTCCTCTACACCGCGAGCGTCGACGTCACCGGCGGCCGGGGTGGGCGGGCGACCTCCAGCACCGGATCGCTGGAGCTCGACCTGACCAGGCCCGCCCAGCGCGGCACCGGCGGCACCGACCCCGAGGAGCTCTTCGCGGCCGGCTACGCCGCCTGCTTCGACAGTGCGCTGCAGGTGGTCAGCCGGCGCGAGAAGGTCACCGTCGGCCCGACCACGACGACCGCGGCGGTGTCGCTGTGCACCGACGAGGACGACGTCTACTCGATCGCCGTCGAGCTGACGGTCACCGCGCCCGAGTGCGACCAGGACACCCTCGACGAGCTCCTCGAGCTGACCGACCAGACCTGCCCGTACTCCCGCGCCATCCGTGGGAACGTGCCAGTCGTGATCACGGGACTGGGACGCCGATGAAGGGGGACGGGATGACCGAGGAGCAGCTGGAGAAGGCGTCCGAGAGCAAGTCGGGGCTGCTGCGCGCCCTGTCGGTGCTCAGCCTGATCTCGGACCGGTCGCCCGAGACGCTCGGCGTCTCCACGATCGCCCGCGAGCTCGACCTGCCCAAGGCCGTCGCGCACCGCATCCTCAAGGAGTTCACCGCGGCGTCGTTCCTGGTGTTCGACGACCGCACCAAGCAGTACCGCCTCGGCCCCGACGCACTGGCCGTCGGCATGGCGGCCCTGCGCTCGCTCGACGTGCCCCGCATCGCCCGCCCACACCTCCAGTCGCTGGTCACCGAGACCAAGGAGACCGCCACCCTGTCGGTGCGCAACGGCTGGTCGCGCGTCTACGTCGACCAGATCCTCTCGCCCCACGAGATCAGGATGGCCATCTCCCTCGGCACCACCCACCCGCTCCACGCCGGCTCGTCGTCGAAGGCGATCCTGGCCCACCTCGGCGACGCCGAGGTGGAGGAGTACCTCGAGCTCTCGCGGCTCGAGCGGGTCACGTCGTCGACCATCACCGACGTCGGTGCGCTGCGCACCGAGCTCGACCGCGTGCGCGAGACGGGGTACGCCGTCAGCCTCGGTGAGCGCCAGGCCGGAGCCGGCAGCGTCGCCGCCCCCGTCCACCGGGCCTCCGGCGAGGTCTTCGGCTCGATCTCCCTGTGCGGCCCGCGCGACCGCTTCGACGCGGAGGCGTGCGAGCGCTACGGCGCCCTCGTCGCCGCCACCGCGGCGCAGATCAGCAAGGAGCTCGGCCACCGGGCCTCCGGCTCGACCAGCGGGGGAGTGGCGTCATGACCGGGCCCCTGGACGGCATCCGCGTCCTCGACGTCTCCACGATCCTCGCCGGGCCGCTGGCCTGCCAGGTGCTCGGCGACTACGGCGCCGACGTGGTCAAGGTCGAGCACCCCCGTGCCGGCGACAGCATGCGTGGCCACGGCCCGGTCAAGGACGGGGTGTCGCTGTGGTGGAAGGAGATCTCCCGCAACAAGCGCACCGTCGCCATCGACCTCGGCAAGCCCGAGGGCGCCGAGCTGCTGGTCCGGCTCGCGACGGACGCCGACGTGCTGGTGGAGAACTTCCGCCCGGGCACGTTCGAGCGCTGGGGCCTCTCGCCCGAGGTGCTGCTGGAGGCCAACCCGCGGCTGGTGCTGCTCCGGGTGAGCGGCTTCGGCCAGACCGGGCCCTACTCCCGGCGTCCCGGGTTCGGCACCCTCGCGGAGGCGATGAGCGGCTTCGCGCACCTCACCGGCGAGCCCGACGGCCCGCCGACCCTGCCCGCCTTCGGCCTCGCCGACAGCATCGCCGGCATCGCCGCCTCGTCGGCGGTCAGCATGGCCCTGCTCGCCCGCGAGCGCACCGGCCGCGGCCAGGTCATCGACATGAGCCTGCTCGCGCCGATCATGACCGCGGTCGGCCCCGGCCCCATGGCCTACCAGCAGACCGGCGCCGTCGGCATGCGGCAGGGCAACCGCTCGGTCAACAACAGCCCGCGCAACACCTATCGCACCAAGGACGACCACTGGGTCGCGATCTCGACGAGCGCGCAGGCCATCGCCGAGCGCGTGCTGACCCTGGTCGGCCACCCCGAGGTGCTCGACGAGCCGTGGTTCGCCAGCGGCCGTGACCGGGCGCAGCACGCCGACCTGCTCGACGGCTACGTCGGTGGCTGGATCGCCGAGCGGACCCGCGACGAGGTCGTCGACGCCTTCACCGAGGCCGGCGCCGCCGTCGCCCCGGTCTACGACGCCCGCGACATCTACGAGGACGAGCACGTCCGGGCCGTCGGGATGATCACGCACGTCGACGACGACGAGCTCGGCGAGCTCGCGATGCACGACGTGATGTGGGGGATGTCCGAGACCCCCGGAGAGATCCGCTTCACCGGACGCGCCCTCGGCGAGGACACCGACACGGTGCTCGCCGAGGCAGGAGTGACCACGACCGAGCTCGCTGAGCTGCGGTCCCGCGGGGTCGTCGCGTGAGCGCGACCCAGACCAAGGAACGGACTGACATGGCGACCACCCCAGCCCTCCGCACCCCCGACGCGCTGCTGACCGCGGTGCTCGAGGGCGTGCAGATCCACGACCTGGGCCGACCGCTCAGCATCGGCATGCCGCAGTCGCCCAACCACCCGGCGTACTGGCACTCCCTGCCCCGTCGCCACGGCGACATGGTGCGCGCCGACGGTGGCTCGGCCGCCAACGACCTCATCTCGATGGGCACCCACGTGGGCACCCACATCGACGCGCTCGCCCACGTCTCGCAGGACGGCAGGCTGCACGGCGGCGCCGACGCCTTCGAGGCCGGCATCGGCGGGAAGTACATGGACCACGGCGTCCACACGATCGAGCCGATGGTGCGCCGCGGCGTGCTGCTCGACGTCGGCTCCGCCCACGGTCCGGAGGGCTGCGCGGCGGGGCACGAGATCACCGTCGCCGAGCTCGAGGAGGCCGTCGAGCGCCAGGGCACCGAGGTGCGCGCCGGCGACGTCGTGCTCATCCGCAGCGGTTGGGGCCGCCACTTCGCCGACCCGGACCCGTCCGTCTACCGCGGCGCGGCCAGCGGCGTCCCCGGCGT
This genomic interval carries:
- a CDS encoding M20/M25/M40 family metallo-hydrolase codes for the protein MPSTEPTSTPVSSADLEAVYAAVDAHLDEFVVELQELCRFVSKREEVEQMQATADFIAGSLERWGGTSQVVPWEKSHPYVIGEVAGGPARLLHFTHYDVAVEPTGDDSEWIVPPYSGEVVDGRVYARGVADDKGAIMSRIHAAAAWKLAGLEPPVTSRYIVEGKQWLHSPGLASFVAAHREQLDADAALWENSWLDNDGRLLLKLSEKGVLYLRLSVRTISRDLTSQNTALLHSATTRLIGALAALQDDDGDCRVPGFDEGVEEMSPRVQELVEALPFDVDFLHRRAGVDSFRHGEDAQAAAAAIRVRPTLTIAGIEGGDMTDDVTLGIPATATAKIEIRMVAGQQPETVLAAVEKHLVAEGFGDVVVEVMAQSIPNRTDPDHPFVGLVADAAREVYGTEPLIEPYTQWIGNQGVLAGLPIVGVGVSRADSGVDGPNENIRIDDYRNGIRHVIAVMAAMSAEVASEGAGQQ
- a CDS encoding alpha/beta fold hydrolase translates to MKNLVGPSDRSYVRLPWGQVHLRSAGDPDDPALVILHQSPLSSATYEAVLPGLAARGLHVVAPDTPGFGMSDPTPGQWSIPDYAAGVRALLDELGLERVVLLGQHTGAVVATEVAIQEPARVLGLIHQGLPLYSDEERATKKAGYAPGYEPALDGSHLAVIWDRVRGLYPDLAVDEVDRQVLEYLATGPDYGTAYRAVFDHRIDVDALRDVPTALVHGERDLVHRFTDQVTAAMPWAELVLVPGTDFPMDEHPTDLVDAVATRALSFHQVPTTEMSA
- a CDS encoding Ohr family peroxiredoxin, translating into MSAVSESGAKVLYTASVDVTGGRGGRATSSTGSLELDLTRPAQRGTGGTDPEELFAAGYAACFDSALQVVSRREKVTVGPTTTTAAVSLCTDEDDVYSIAVELTVTAPECDQDTLDELLELTDQTCPYSRAIRGNVPVVITGLGRR
- a CDS encoding IclR family transcriptional regulator, whose translation is MTEEQLEKASESKSGLLRALSVLSLISDRSPETLGVSTIARELDLPKAVAHRILKEFTAASFLVFDDRTKQYRLGPDALAVGMAALRSLDVPRIARPHLQSLVTETKETATLSVRNGWSRVYVDQILSPHEIRMAISLGTTHPLHAGSSSKAILAHLGDAEVEEYLELSRLERVTSSTITDVGALRTELDRVRETGYAVSLGERQAGAGSVAAPVHRASGEVFGSISLCGPRDRFDAEACERYGALVAATAAQISKELGHRASGSTSGGVAS
- a CDS encoding CaiB/BaiF CoA transferase family protein, with protein sequence MTGPLDGIRVLDVSTILAGPLACQVLGDYGADVVKVEHPRAGDSMRGHGPVKDGVSLWWKEISRNKRTVAIDLGKPEGAELLVRLATDADVLVENFRPGTFERWGLSPEVLLEANPRLVLLRVSGFGQTGPYSRRPGFGTLAEAMSGFAHLTGEPDGPPTLPAFGLADSIAGIAASSAVSMALLARERTGRGQVIDMSLLAPIMTAVGPGPMAYQQTGAVGMRQGNRSVNNSPRNTYRTKDDHWVAISTSAQAIAERVLTLVGHPEVLDEPWFASGRDRAQHADLLDGYVGGWIAERTRDEVVDAFTEAGAAVAPVYDARDIYEDEHVRAVGMITHVDDDELGELAMHDVMWGMSETPGEIRFTGRALGEDTDTVLAEAGVTTTELAELRSRGVVA
- a CDS encoding cyclase family protein; the protein is MATTPALRTPDALLTAVLEGVQIHDLGRPLSIGMPQSPNHPAYWHSLPRRHGDMVRADGGSAANDLISMGTHVGTHIDALAHVSQDGRLHGGADAFEAGIGGKYMDHGVHTIEPMVRRGVLLDVGSAHGPEGCAAGHEITVAELEEAVERQGTEVRAGDVVLIRSGWGRHFADPDPSVYRGAASGVPGVSEAGATWLADRHVHAVGADTIAFECLRPGAGHGHLPAHRVLLVEGGIYIIEALDLDGVAAAGAHEFTFVLSPLPLVGATGSPVRPLAVVSGA